In one Pseudodesulfovibrio tunisiensis genomic region, the following are encoded:
- a CDS encoding NapC/NirT family cytochrome c, giving the protein MVKESKTRPGKAKRIVLASLGLFGCLAIFTAVWAGSKSSERDGNGLCLSCHVMEQTVFQEFRKTTHFTNPSGVRAKCSSCHVPQELAPMIKRKVASVSEVIGWMRGTIDTPEKFDRNRLRLAKSVWADFKASDSRECKSCHNADAFDFASFKKPESVKTMKKGLEEGQTCIDCHKGIAHTMPDLSAGFRMMYEEISNDAKGANFKADAVYPVRVAACYMERDGAKAGRLLPLTRLEVLDTSGDWAKVRVRGWQQIGAERVICEMPGRRIFSAALSKKAVDSVKAGKPELDPDTGLSWRPAEFDCWIRTGDYLADIDRLNNYGSELHAATCGGCHAQTPAAHFKANQWIGGIKSMGTRVKLEKTNYRFLLKYLQLRASDVVDESHS; this is encoded by the coding sequence ATGGTAAAAGAATCGAAAACTCGCCCGGGCAAAGCCAAAAGGATCGTGCTTGCCAGCCTGGGCCTGTTCGGATGTCTGGCGATCTTCACCGCTGTCTGGGCGGGTTCCAAAAGCTCGGAACGGGACGGAAACGGGCTGTGCCTTTCCTGTCACGTCATGGAACAAACCGTGTTTCAGGAATTCAGGAAGACCACACACTTCACAAACCCCTCAGGCGTTCGCGCAAAATGCTCCTCGTGCCACGTGCCCCAGGAGCTCGCCCCCATGATCAAGCGAAAGGTCGCCTCGGTGTCCGAAGTGATCGGCTGGATGCGCGGCACCATCGATACCCCTGAAAAGTTCGACAGGAACAGACTGCGCCTTGCCAAGAGCGTATGGGCCGATTTCAAGGCGTCCGATTCCCGCGAATGCAAATCCTGCCACAATGCCGATGCGTTCGACTTCGCTTCGTTCAAGAAGCCCGAATCCGTGAAAACCATGAAGAAGGGACTTGAGGAAGGTCAGACCTGCATCGACTGCCACAAGGGCATCGCCCACACCATGCCCGACCTCTCGGCCGGATTCCGCATGATGTACGAGGAAATCAGCAATGATGCCAAGGGTGCCAATTTCAAGGCCGACGCCGTGTATCCGGTCCGCGTGGCTGCCTGCTACATGGAAAGGGACGGAGCCAAGGCCGGCCGTCTTCTGCCCCTGACCAGACTCGAAGTTCTGGATACGTCCGGTGACTGGGCCAAGGTCCGCGTTCGCGGCTGGCAGCAGATCGGCGCGGAGCGCGTGATCTGCGAAATGCCCGGCAGACGCATCTTTTCCGCAGCCCTGAGCAAGAAAGCCGTGGACAGCGTCAAGGCAGGCAAGCCCGAACTTGATCCCGATACCGGCCTTTCCTGGCGTCCCGCCGAATTCGACTGCTGGATCAGGACCGGCGACTACCTTGCCGACATCGACAGGCTGAACAACTACGGCAGCGAACTGCATGCGGCCACCTGCGGCGGCTGTCATGCCCAGACCCCGGCCGCCCACTTCAAGGCCAACCAGTGGATCGGCGGCATCAAGTCCATGGGCACCCGGGTCAAGCTCGAAAAGACGAATTATCGTTTTCTGCTCAAATACCTGCAACTCCGCGCCTCTGACGTGGTGGATGAAAGCCATTCATAA
- a CDS encoding amino acid ABC transporter ATP-binding protein, whose translation MQQLLELRNIVKCFGSHRAVDSINLSLTPGEKTVIIGPSGSGKSTLLRTVNLLETIDSGEILFEGRNVGYSMIKGKLTPDKPRNICKLRTQIGMVFQHFNLFPHMTVLQNAMEGQVTVLGSPKSKARDVAMSMLEKVGMGEFADRYPAALSGGQKQRAAIARALSMRPKLMLFDEPTSALDPELVGEVFATIKQLADEGMTMIIVTHNMGFAREIADQVVFMENGSFLAKGAPDEFFGKHCEDPRIQSFIDRIF comes from the coding sequence ATGCAACAGCTTCTGGAACTCAGGAATATCGTCAAATGCTTCGGCTCGCACCGGGCCGTGGACAGCATCAATCTTTCCCTCACCCCGGGGGAAAAGACCGTGATCATCGGCCCGTCCGGGTCCGGCAAATCCACCCTGCTGCGCACCGTGAATCTTCTGGAAACCATCGATTCCGGAGAAATCCTCTTCGAAGGCCGCAACGTGGGCTACAGCATGATCAAGGGCAAGCTGACCCCGGACAAGCCCAGAAACATCTGCAAGCTGCGCACCCAGATCGGCATGGTGTTCCAGCACTTCAACCTGTTCCCGCACATGACCGTGCTGCAAAACGCCATGGAAGGACAGGTGACCGTACTTGGCTCGCCCAAGTCGAAGGCGCGCGACGTGGCCATGAGCATGCTCGAAAAGGTGGGCATGGGCGAATTCGCCGATCGCTACCCCGCTGCCCTTTCCGGCGGACAGAAACAGCGGGCCGCCATAGCCCGCGCCCTGTCCATGCGGCCCAAGCTCATGCTGTTCGACGAACCCACCTCCGCACTCGACCCGGAACTGGTAGGCGAGGTATTCGCCACCATCAAGCAGCTTGCGGACGAAGGCATGACCATGATCATCGTGACCCACAACATGGGCTTTGCCCGGGAAATCGCGGATCAGGTGGTATTCATGGAAAACGGTTCATTCCTCGCAAAAGGCGCCCCGGACGAATTCTTCGGAAAGCACTGCGAGGACCCGCGCATCCAAAGCTTCATCGACCGCATCTTCTAG
- a CDS encoding amino acid ABC transporter permease (The N-terminal region of this protein, as described by TIGR01726, is a three transmembrane segment that identifies a subfamily of ABC transporter permease subunits, which specificities that include histidine, arginine, glutamine, glutamate, L-cystine (sic), the opines (in Agrobacterium) octopine and nopaline, etc.), with product MAALLMLSLLGPGIQAANASAQTADADALMRKANNIMVTGDLKGAVEIYLQIPKPGPDGDQGQFVSSRMQAARLEFAAKDFSAALAVMDELLSVYPENIEALKFREAVKEALMPQWQRLMRDTVKFVPHLLKGSLMTLLLVVFTMVISPFGGLLIALGRISKLKAISRFCWFVIWLFRGTPLLLQLFFIYYGLPAIGITLKPIPAALIGLGLNYSAYLAEIIRSGIISIDQGQMEAAEAIGMSYWQAMRRVIIPQTFRVILPPVGNEFIALIKDTALVSTIAMVELMRTADQLFNASFNITVLGLAAVIYLAFTTVFTFAFEKLEARAGAYEKR from the coding sequence ATGGCGGCGCTCCTCATGCTTTCCCTGCTCGGCCCGGGCATTCAGGCTGCCAACGCGTCCGCACAGACTGCGGATGCCGACGCCCTGATGCGCAAGGCCAACAACATCATGGTCACCGGCGACCTCAAGGGCGCCGTCGAAATCTACCTGCAAATCCCCAAACCCGGCCCGGACGGCGATCAGGGCCAGTTCGTTTCCAGCCGCATGCAGGCCGCCCGCCTTGAGTTCGCAGCCAAGGATTTTTCCGCAGCTCTGGCCGTCATGGACGAGCTGCTCTCGGTCTATCCGGAAAACATCGAAGCCCTCAAATTTCGCGAGGCCGTCAAGGAAGCCTTGATGCCCCAGTGGCAGAGGCTGATGCGGGACACGGTCAAATTCGTGCCGCACCTGCTCAAGGGCAGTCTCATGACCCTGCTGCTGGTGGTTTTCACCATGGTGATTTCGCCATTCGGCGGCCTGCTCATCGCGCTGGGGCGCATCAGCAAGCTCAAGGCGATCAGCCGCTTCTGCTGGTTCGTGATCTGGCTGTTTCGCGGAACGCCCCTTCTGCTTCAACTCTTTTTCATCTACTACGGCCTGCCCGCCATCGGCATCACCCTGAAACCGATTCCGGCGGCACTCATCGGGTTGGGCCTGAACTATTCTGCCTACCTCGCGGAGATCATCCGCAGTGGCATCATCTCCATCGACCAGGGACAGATGGAGGCGGCCGAGGCCATAGGCATGTCCTACTGGCAGGCCATGCGCCGGGTCATCATTCCCCAAACCTTCCGCGTGATCCTGCCACCCGTGGGCAATGAATTCATCGCGCTGATCAAGGATACGGCCCTGGTTTCCACCATCGCCATGGTCGAACTGATGCGCACGGCAGACCAGCTCTTCAACGCGTCGTTCAATATCACGGTGCTGGGCCTTGCCGCCGTGATCTACCTTGCCTTCACCACCGTGTTCACCTTTGCCTTCGAAAAACTCGAGGCACGCGCGGGCGCATACGAGAAACGCTGA
- a CDS encoding amino acid ABC transporter substrate-binding protein, translated as MKRLLTVFLALALCFCAASAFAGDTSWDTVKKSGKLVIGLDDAFPPMGFRDDSGKLVGFDVDAAEEVGKRLDIRIVWQPTEWKGVMNSLYAKKFDCIWNGMTITPERQKKVAFSKPYLIDGQIATVRMDEKAINTLEALGDRKVGVQAGSPALQAAQKLPKAAAEIREYDTNPKAFLDLEADRLDSVVVDNVTGRYYMASRPGQFRALPGYITKEAFGIAFRMEDAALRGKVQQAIDAMVADGTMGKISRKWFGEDVTNPAKW; from the coding sequence ATGAAACGTCTACTTACTGTCTTTCTGGCTCTGGCACTGTGTTTCTGTGCCGCTTCCGCCTTTGCTGGCGACACTTCCTGGGATACCGTGAAAAAATCCGGCAAACTGGTCATCGGACTGGATGACGCATTCCCGCCCATGGGATTCCGTGACGACAGCGGCAAACTCGTGGGTTTTGACGTGGATGCGGCCGAGGAAGTCGGCAAACGGCTCGACATCAGGATCGTCTGGCAGCCCACCGAATGGAAGGGCGTCATGAATTCCCTGTATGCCAAGAAATTCGACTGCATCTGGAATGGCATGACCATTACCCCGGAACGCCAGAAGAAAGTGGCGTTTTCCAAGCCGTACCTGATCGACGGACAGATCGCGACCGTGCGCATGGACGAAAAGGCAATCAACACGCTTGAGGCTCTTGGCGACAGGAAGGTCGGCGTGCAGGCCGGTTCCCCGGCGCTTCAGGCCGCCCAGAAGCTGCCCAAGGCCGCTGCCGAAATCCGTGAATATGACACCAACCCCAAGGCCTTCCTCGATCTGGAAGCCGACCGTCTGGACTCCGTGGTCGTTGACAACGTAACCGGCCGCTACTACATGGCTTCCCGGCCCGGTCAGTTCCGCGCCCTGCCCGGCTACATCACCAAGGAAGCGTTCGGCATCGCCTTCCGCATGGAAGACGCAGCCCTTCGCGGCAAGGTTCAGCAAGCCATTGATGCCATGGTCGCGGACGGCACCATGGGCAAAATCTCCCGCAAATGGTTCGGCGAGGACGTCACCAACCCGGCCAAATGGTAA
- the cas2e gene encoding type I-E CRISPR-associated endoribonuclease Cas2e, producing MAMTVIVVENAPPRLRGRLAVWLLEIRAGVYVGDVSARTRDMIWNNVESGMEEGNGVMAWQTQSEQGFSFATIGANRRIPVDFDGLSLVSFLPQQEVDA from the coding sequence ATGGCGATGACGGTCATCGTGGTTGAAAACGCACCGCCGCGTCTGCGCGGACGACTCGCGGTCTGGCTGCTGGAAATCCGGGCAGGGGTTTACGTCGGAGATGTGTCCGCCCGCACACGGGACATGATCTGGAACAATGTCGAATCCGGCATGGAGGAAGGCAACGGGGTCATGGCCTGGCAAACGCAATCCGAACAGGGCTTTTCGTTTGCCACCATCGGAGCCAACCGCAGAATCCCGGTGGATTTCGACGGCCTTTCCCTTGTCTCCTTCCTTCCGCAGCAGGAGGTTGATGCTTAG
- the cas1e gene encoding type I-E CRISPR-associated endonuclease Cas1e — protein sequence MLPKLSPLPLKERASMVFLEKGQLDVLDGSFVLVDAEGVRTHIPVGGVCCILLEPGIRVSHAAVTLASRSGTLLVWVGEAGVRLYSVGQPGGARSDKLLWQASLALDETARLNVVRKMFAIRFDEEPPCGRSVEQLRGIEGGRVKAIYKHLARMHRVSWSGRKYDPGDFSTGDVPNQCLSAATSCLYGICEAAILAAGYAPAIGFLHTGKPRSFVYDVADLIKFETVVPAAFSVAAKSPKEPERMTRLACRDMFRKKRVLKRIIPLIEEVLSAGGKPMPLAPADSVGPAFEEEKGHGDDGHRG from the coding sequence ATGCTGCCCAAACTCTCGCCCCTGCCGCTCAAGGAACGCGCCAGCATGGTCTTTCTGGAAAAAGGCCAGCTCGACGTGCTGGACGGCTCCTTTGTGCTGGTGGACGCGGAAGGCGTGCGAACCCACATCCCGGTGGGCGGAGTGTGCTGCATTCTGCTCGAACCCGGAATACGGGTCTCGCACGCCGCAGTCACGCTTGCCTCGCGTTCCGGAACCCTGCTCGTCTGGGTGGGCGAGGCCGGGGTGCGCCTGTATTCCGTTGGTCAACCCGGCGGCGCACGCAGCGACAAGCTGTTGTGGCAGGCATCGCTGGCTCTGGATGAAACAGCCCGGTTGAACGTGGTCCGCAAGATGTTCGCCATCCGGTTCGACGAGGAACCGCCCTGCGGCCGAAGCGTCGAGCAGTTGCGCGGCATCGAAGGCGGCCGGGTCAAGGCCATTTACAAGCATCTGGCCCGGATGCACCGGGTTTCCTGGTCGGGCCGAAAATATGATCCCGGCGACTTCTCTACCGGGGATGTCCCGAACCAATGCCTGAGCGCGGCCACGTCCTGTCTGTACGGCATCTGCGAGGCCGCGATTCTCGCGGCGGGCTATGCTCCGGCCATAGGTTTCCTGCACACGGGCAAACCGAGATCGTTCGTGTACGACGTGGCGGACCTGATCAAATTCGAAACCGTGGTCCCCGCCGCATTTTCCGTGGCCGCAAAATCCCCGAAGGAACCGGAACGCATGACCCGGCTGGCCTGCCGCGACATGTTCCGCAAAAAACGCGTGCTCAAACGAATAATCCCGCTCATCGAGGAGGTTCTTTCCGCCGGAGGCAAACCCATGCCGCTGGCCCCGGCCGATTCGGTGGGCCCGGCGTTCGAGGAGGAGAAAGGCCATGGCGATGACGGTCATCGTGGTTGA
- the cas6e gene encoding type I-E CRISPR-associated protein Cas6/Cse3/CasE translates to MYMSRITLDARILARNQVYETHQALWKLFSDNPDRQRDFLYRSLDATTFLTVSAREPEQLDFVRRLDIKPYAPKLATGDRVLFSLRFNPVVKRRQNNRQIRVDMVQDERKRLLNQGLPGRKLPTRAEIAQGVAREWLAKRQESLGLRLENVIMAESYDQQRFSKKGNAGRVVLSRIDARGFAKVSDPDALCHALFSGVGCAKGFGFGLLLVRRA, encoded by the coding sequence ATGTACATGAGTAGAATCACGCTGGACGCCCGCATACTGGCTCGCAATCAGGTCTACGAAACGCATCAGGCGCTGTGGAAGCTGTTTTCCGACAATCCGGACAGGCAGCGGGATTTCCTGTACCGCAGTCTGGATGCAACCACGTTCCTGACCGTGTCCGCACGGGAACCGGAACAGCTTGATTTCGTCCGCAGGCTGGACATCAAGCCCTACGCCCCCAAGCTGGCGACCGGTGACCGCGTGCTGTTTTCCCTGCGCTTCAATCCCGTGGTGAAACGACGGCAGAACAACCGGCAGATACGCGTTGACATGGTGCAGGACGAACGGAAACGGCTTCTGAATCAAGGCCTCCCCGGACGCAAACTTCCGACGCGAGCCGAAATAGCGCAGGGAGTAGCAAGGGAATGGCTTGCCAAACGGCAGGAATCCCTCGGACTGCGTCTGGAAAACGTGATCATGGCGGAATCGTATGACCAGCAGCGATTCAGCAAGAAGGGCAACGCCGGAAGAGTGGTACTTTCCCGTATCGATGCACGTGGCTTTGCCAAGGTGTCCGACCCGGATGCGTTGTGCCACGCGCTCTTTTCCGGCGTGGGCTGCGCCAAGGGATTCGGCTTCGGGCTTCTTCTGGTGAGGCGGGCCTGA
- the cas5e gene encoding type I-E CRISPR-associated protein Cas5/CasD — protein MTRYLVFTLKGPMQSWGTSAAVGEVRSTANHPSRSGVMGLVAAALGIRRSQPDELVRLHQASRLAVRMDRPGDRMVDYHTVQVPPGTKKRVYRTRRDELVSMLEQDEKPATILSRREYLAGAAFTACIWLESDAGHDLDDMREALRHPGLTLYLGRKSCPLGFPLLPEVLEAEDAIAAFHVYDAMREQVPEWDTRPGTQVWTDEGYGDQPAIMTFSTRDVLTNARKRQFDTRTEIHLSLPETEEADHVHE, from the coding sequence ATGACCCGATATCTCGTCTTTACGCTCAAGGGCCCCATGCAAAGCTGGGGCACATCCGCAGCCGTGGGCGAAGTGCGCTCCACGGCCAATCACCCGAGCCGTTCCGGGGTGATGGGTCTTGTGGCGGCGGCACTGGGCATCCGACGCAGCCAGCCCGACGAACTGGTCCGGCTGCATCAGGCAAGCCGACTCGCCGTGCGCATGGACAGGCCCGGCGACCGCATGGTGGACTATCACACGGTTCAGGTGCCGCCCGGCACGAAGAAACGAGTCTATCGCACCCGACGCGACGAACTGGTCTCCATGCTGGAGCAGGACGAAAAACCGGCCACCATCCTTTCCCGACGGGAATATCTGGCCGGGGCCGCGTTCACGGCCTGCATCTGGCTGGAAAGTGATGCGGGCCATGATCTGGATGACATGCGCGAGGCGCTGCGCCATCCCGGGCTGACCCTGTATCTGGGCCGCAAGTCCTGCCCTCTCGGGTTTCCCCTGCTGCCAGAGGTTCTGGAAGCCGAGGATGCCATTGCCGCATTCCATGTCTATGATGCAATGCGCGAACAGGTGCCGGAATGGGACACCCGACCCGGCACACAGGTCTGGACTGACGAGGGGTACGGCGACCAGCCCGCGATCATGACGTTTTCCACACGCGATGTATTGACCAACGCGCGGAAACGCCAGTTCGACACGCGAACCGAGATCCATCTCAGCCTGCCCGAGACCGAGGAGGCCGACCATGTACATGAGTAG
- the cas7e gene encoding type I-E CRISPR-associated protein Cas7/Cse4/CasC, with product MSKFIQLHVLTTYPASNLNRDDLGRPKTVIMGNTQRLRVSSQSLKRAWRISEPFSQALAGHIGTRTKEIGKYVYHALTSGATFAEVMADPKATGSLKTLKQSPAVKIARTIGNVFAKMKADYKPKKDEEFSSKKFLESLETEQMAHVSPAELDGVAQLVEACRETGKEPDKDDLNLLRKDATAVDVALFGRMLAANPSFNVEAAAQVAHAMTVHKATVEDDFFTAVDDLNTEDAGAGHMGVAEFGAGLFYLYLCIDRNLLVENLGNDTELANHALRALVSSVCTVSPTGKQNSFASRAAASYCLAEKGDEQPRTLAEAFLSPMKDSEDLLHTAMAAIETRRDSFNRIFGAAPEFRFFSHEAGTLKEVCDFITE from the coding sequence ATGTCCAAATTCATCCAGCTTCATGTCCTGACCACGTATCCCGCCAGCAACCTGAACCGCGACGATCTGGGGCGCCCCAAGACCGTGATCATGGGCAACACCCAACGACTCCGCGTATCGTCCCAGAGCCTCAAGCGTGCATGGCGCATCTCGGAACCGTTTTCGCAGGCGCTCGCCGGACACATCGGCACCCGCACCAAGGAAATCGGGAAATACGTGTACCACGCCCTGACCAGCGGCGCGACCTTTGCCGAAGTCATGGCCGATCCCAAGGCCACGGGCAGCCTGAAGACACTCAAGCAGTCCCCGGCGGTCAAGATCGCCAGAACCATCGGCAATGTGTTTGCCAAGATGAAAGCCGACTACAAGCCCAAAAAGGACGAGGAATTCAGTTCGAAAAAGTTTCTGGAATCTCTGGAAACCGAACAGATGGCGCATGTCAGCCCCGCGGAGCTCGACGGAGTCGCACAGCTGGTCGAGGCCTGCCGCGAAACCGGCAAGGAGCCGGACAAGGACGACCTGAATCTGCTGCGCAAGGACGCGACCGCCGTGGACGTGGCCCTGTTCGGCAGAATGCTGGCGGCCAACCCCAGCTTCAATGTGGAAGCCGCGGCTCAGGTCGCGCATGCCATGACCGTGCACAAGGCCACTGTGGAGGATGATTTCTTCACGGCCGTGGACGACCTGAATACCGAGGATGCCGGGGCCGGACACATGGGTGTGGCCGAATTCGGCGCAGGTCTGTTCTACCTCTATCTATGCATTGACCGCAACCTGCTCGTGGAAAATCTGGGCAATGACACCGAACTTGCCAACCACGCACTCAGAGCACTGGTCAGCTCGGTCTGCACTGTCAGCCCCACTGGCAAGCAGAACAGCTTTGCCTCGCGCGCGGCCGCATCCTACTGCCTCGCGGAAAAGGGCGACGAACAGCCGCGCACTCTGGCCGAGGCGTTCCTCTCTCCCATGAAGGACAGCGAGGACCTGCTGCACACGGCCATGGCAGCCATTGAAACCAGGCGGGACAGCTTCAACCGCATCTTCGGAGCCGCGCCGGAATTCCGTTTCTTCAGCCACGAGGCCGGAACCCTGAAAGAGGTCTGCGACTTCATCACGGAGTAG
- the casB gene encoding type I-E CRISPR-associated protein Cse2/CasB, with the protein MSLHNALSDEKFWKIIAVWWHSLDDDRGQRAELRRAKTPAEVYISPAYRDGIVRNLTQFALTESELERLALPIGVLARVRNLTSGSHFAALFGTRGKGSPAMRDVRFRRLLAIANDNTDGMDENRDELFRILVRMVRLTDDTATLNGLIKGGIWWNDVTKREWARQYYTHRTN; encoded by the coding sequence ATGAGCCTGCATAACGCCCTGAGCGATGAAAAATTCTGGAAAATCATCGCCGTATGGTGGCACTCCCTTGATGATGACAGAGGCCAGCGCGCGGAATTGCGGCGGGCCAAGACTCCGGCGGAAGTCTACATCTCGCCGGCTTATCGGGACGGCATTGTCCGCAACCTCACGCAATTCGCCCTCACGGAATCGGAACTGGAACGACTCGCCCTTCCGATCGGCGTGCTGGCCCGGGTCCGCAACCTGACATCCGGGTCCCATTTCGCGGCCCTGTTCGGCACCCGAGGCAAAGGCAGCCCGGCCATGCGCGATGTCCGCTTTCGCAGGCTGCTTGCCATTGCCAATGACAATACGGATGGCATGGACGAAAACCGGGACGAACTCTTCCGCATACTCGTCCGCATGGTCCGCCTGACCGACGACACAGCCACGCTGAACGGCCTGATCAAGGGCGGCATCTGGTGGAACGACGTCACCAAGCGCGAATGGGCCCGGCAGTACTACACTCACCGCACAAACTGA